The DNA sequence GCCAGCTCTACAACGAGCTGGCCAAACTTGAACAGGAAGCCAATGCGCTTCAGGTTGAGTGGGGCCGCTATTTGCTGGAGCAGAGTTCTTGGGCTTCGCTGAGTCGCGTGGAGCAACTGGCCAAATCGGAATTGCAGATGCGGGTGCCGAAACCCGGTGAAGTTATTGTGGTGCGTGCCGGAGAGAAAGTGGAATGAGTGGCATCAGGCCCAACAAGCTCACCATTCAGCGCTGGCGTTACATGCTGGTGGTGATGGTGCTGGCGATTCTGCCGGTGGCAGGTTTCTGGCATATCGCCAGCCTGCAGGTGTTGCCGGACGTCGATCGCGGTTATGAGTTTTTGCAGATACAGGGGCAGGCGCGCACAGTCCGGACCGAA is a window from the Porticoccus hydrocarbonoclasticus MCTG13d genome containing:
- the ftsL gene encoding cell division protein FtsL codes for the protein MIARRPLTVRTGGWLPVLWLLLVLSALSVIYVSHLCRQLYNELAKLEQEANALQVEWGRYLLEQSSWASLSRVEQLAKSELQMRVPKPGEVIVVRAGEKVE